GTGCTCGGGGACCAGGCCTTAAAGGGGCATCTCCTGGCCGCCGAGGAGATCAACGCCAAGGGGGGGCTGCTGGGGAAGCGGAAGATCGAGACGATCAAGGCCGACGAGGCGGCCGGCACCGACGCCAACGTCAAGGAGCTGCGGCGGATGAAGCTGTCGGAGAAGATCGACTGCTTCACCGGCGTCATCTCCAGCGGCAACACCCCGGCCCTCGGCCCGGTCGCGGAAGAGCTCAAGGTGCTGACGCTCTTCACCGACGGCTGCACGGACTTCCTCTTCGAGAAGGCCGTGCCGAACCC
This portion of the Candidatus Rokuibacteriota bacterium genome encodes:
- a CDS encoding ABC transporter substrate-binding protein, which encodes MGEQVNRREFMNRLGVTVGGAALGAAGYVAGPAQAEAQAPKGKIPDTPYKTGHMTFLTGPAAVLGDQALKGHLLAAEEINAKGGLLGKRKIETIKADEAAGTDANVKELRRMKLSEKIDCFTGVISSGNTPALGPVAEELKVLTLFTDGCTDFLFEKAVPNP